Proteins encoded in a region of the Streptomyces violaceoruber genome:
- a CDS encoding DUF397 domain-containing protein: MAQVPDEDVKARKERERDELYALDISGVEWHSAPGTEEHEERVEIAYLPDGAVAMRSSLDPETVLRYTEAEWRAFVLGARDGEFDLEPAPGDGGVVAE, translated from the coding sequence ATGGCCCAGGTGCCGGACGAGGACGTCAAAGCCCGCAAGGAGCGCGAGCGGGACGAGCTGTACGCGCTCGACATCTCGGGTGTGGAGTGGCACAGCGCGCCGGGGACGGAGGAACACGAGGAGCGGGTGGAGATCGCCTATCTGCCCGACGGAGCCGTGGCCATGCGGTCGTCGCTGGATCCGGAGACGGTGCTGCGGTACACCGAGGCGGAGTGGCGGGCTTTCGTCCTGGGTGCGCGGGACGGGGAGTTCGACCTGGAGCCGGCGCCGGGCGACGGGGGCGTCGTCGCCGAGTGA
- the eccB gene encoding type VII secretion protein EccB: MASRRDELNAYTFAKRRLLAAFLQPSPSGTEEGAPKPLRTVVPSLVAGALTLAVFGAWGMFQPTAPSGWDEPGARVIVGKQSTTRYVVLKTDGDTRLHPVLNLASARLLMKDGTYEVVQVGDDVLDSGEIPRGPILGIPYAPDRLPAPEEAGRAKRWAVCEQPGGKGETVQEATFVLASQEAAKTEGAGRLKGGDTLYVATRTGERYLVDAEGSSYHVTGTESDALTTALVGSRKPQLVTNEWLATLHQGDPIRFPPLPPAVGTPAGVSGALSAQENKVGTVLKTETGEGTKYYVVLPGKVQPITEFTAWLLITSPQTATLNMNGEARTVGLQDFTAEPDPFEGQPDDWPRQRVHQVNSASAGTGRDTVCSVLRKVDTEGDTTLSTWAGQQYPAEITSDGTSTHVTPGTGLLYTQIQGTGTDSGSLFLVTDTGLRYAVQANGDSDADRSDIGADGRKKTSDGSPEPSEAQVKLGYENVRPAKVPLAWSEFLAKGPRLDTNSARQPQGS, from the coding sequence ATGGCATCACGGCGGGACGAGCTCAACGCCTACACGTTCGCGAAGCGGCGCCTGCTGGCAGCATTCCTTCAGCCGTCACCTTCGGGAACGGAGGAGGGCGCCCCCAAACCGTTGCGCACGGTGGTGCCGAGCCTGGTCGCCGGGGCACTGACGCTGGCCGTCTTCGGAGCCTGGGGCATGTTCCAGCCGACCGCACCGTCCGGCTGGGACGAACCCGGTGCACGAGTCATCGTGGGCAAGCAGTCGACCACGCGTTATGTCGTTCTCAAGACGGACGGCGACACCCGCCTGCACCCCGTGTTGAATCTGGCCTCCGCCCGGCTGCTCATGAAAGACGGCACCTACGAGGTCGTCCAGGTGGGCGACGACGTCCTCGACTCGGGGGAGATCCCGCGCGGTCCTATCCTGGGCATCCCGTACGCGCCCGACCGGCTGCCCGCGCCCGAAGAGGCAGGCCGGGCCAAACGCTGGGCCGTCTGCGAACAGCCCGGCGGCAAGGGGGAGACGGTTCAGGAGGCTACGTTCGTCCTCGCTTCGCAGGAGGCGGCGAAGACGGAGGGCGCCGGTCGACTGAAGGGCGGCGACACCCTGTACGTGGCCACCCGCACGGGCGAGCGGTACCTGGTCGACGCCGAGGGAAGCTCTTACCATGTCACCGGCACCGAGTCCGATGCGCTCACCACCGCACTCGTGGGCTCTCGCAAGCCGCAGCTCGTCACCAACGAGTGGCTCGCGACGCTCCATCAGGGTGATCCGATCCGCTTCCCCCCGCTGCCGCCCGCCGTCGGCACGCCAGCGGGCGTGTCCGGCGCCCTGTCGGCGCAGGAGAACAAGGTGGGCACGGTCCTGAAGACGGAGACCGGGGAAGGGACGAAATACTACGTCGTCCTGCCGGGCAAGGTACAGCCGATCACCGAGTTCACCGCCTGGCTCCTGATCACCTCGCCGCAGACGGCCACGTTGAACATGAACGGCGAGGCCCGCACCGTGGGCCTGCAGGACTTCACCGCGGAACCCGACCCCTTCGAGGGCCAGCCGGACGACTGGCCCCGTCAACGCGTCCACCAGGTCAACTCTGCCTCCGCCGGGACGGGGCGCGACACGGTGTGCAGCGTCCTCAGAAAGGTGGACACGGAGGGCGACACCACCCTCAGCACCTGGGCCGGACAGCAGTACCCGGCCGAGATCACCTCGGACGGCACGAGCACGCACGTCACTCCGGGCACGGGTCTGCTGTACACCCAGATCCAGGGCACCGGCACGGACTCGGGTTCACTGTTCCTCGTCACCGACACCGGCCTGAGGTACGCCGTGCAGGCCAATGGGGACAGCGACGCAGACAGGTCGGACATCGGTGCCGACGGCCGGAAGAAGACTTCGGACGGCAGCCCGGAGCCCAGCGAGGCACAGGTGAAGCTCGGCTACGAGAACGTACGCCCGGCGAAGGTGCCGCTGGCGTGGTCGGAGTTCCTGGCCAAGGGGCCGCGGCTGGACACCAACAGCGCCCGACAGCCGCAGGGTTCCTGA
- a CDS encoding WXG100 family type VII secretion target: MSVNYDRTAVNYDTVTQAAIDVRKTTRELSEGLETLMRKVAAVAETWQGEAKTAYGEIQRSSATEMDQMCQKLARIAQLLDDSVIGYQDTDKGNAARFRMLMG, from the coding sequence GTGAGCGTCAATTACGACCGCACAGCCGTCAACTACGACACGGTCACCCAGGCCGCCATCGACGTGCGCAAGACGACCAGGGAACTTTCCGAGGGCCTGGAGACCCTCATGCGCAAGGTCGCGGCCGTCGCCGAGACGTGGCAGGGCGAGGCGAAGACCGCCTACGGCGAGATCCAGCGCAGCAGCGCCACGGAGATGGACCAGATGTGCCAGAAGCTGGCCCGCATCGCCCAGCTCCTGGACGACTCGGTCATCGGCTACCAGGACACGGACAAGGGCAACGCGGCCCGCTTCCGCATGCTGATGGGCTGA
- a CDS encoding DUF6571 family protein yields MAISYEQLRSADLSSLSDAVDAWRPLPGQFDTIARAFGSTVTKGLRDSDWKGEAATEALEKFDVVEKQMKSASDEAHDVHALLKSAFDAFQAAKDELKTIEKYVHEDKHLKMNEGRVYCDPSTAPQEQQAALQKGYLDSVHECNNRIQAALKSAEDADTALHWALTMDANGKSRGFNTHSATSVKDAAEGRKEALREARAMVKLAELGDGMTTAQIERMNKVLSKYQGDPLFNEKFATGLGGKGALLFWAEMADPSKGGYSRVPYEHSKERLEQLKALQGNLGRTLASATHSDSKEMRAWEKEVIDLGSSSLDTSHAGNPYGFQVMSNLMRQGDYDTHFLDRYGKELIKADKRWDSPFSPSDFWMRNSEADLNFGAADDRGQDPMTGFMEALGHNPKASVEFLSQEANFDYLTSDREWPSDGTGSKDTGASAGYRSLSHALESATTGHAYDTGPSTHMPAHTKEQADLMTKVVQGVADPGDDFKLHEGMEESFGQMASEYMPDIHRELSGGQAGGGTLEDLYPLSGAQATFGEQAVTRFMYELGQSPDGYKALNVGEALYTSELMGYHLANPDAYGESTKNTIQQISASNSEVQGVLGLARQDSDLQKSAEGDAAFNKDMDKWKAWATTAANIGIGAGVSTVASPVAGAFAVAATEDLTGQMIDGLFPDPRDSSQEALFQSGKDWEKHKDSTLAAAQQAASAADLAHSSGLNQAEIESAVRDGHFQGNDRAHSVLREYRENQHKA; encoded by the coding sequence ATGGCCATCAGTTACGAACAACTACGCTCGGCCGACCTTTCCTCTCTGTCCGACGCTGTTGACGCCTGGCGCCCCCTGCCAGGTCAGTTCGACACCATCGCACGGGCCTTCGGCAGCACCGTCACCAAGGGGTTGCGAGATTCGGACTGGAAGGGGGAAGCGGCAACAGAAGCGCTGGAGAAGTTCGACGTTGTCGAGAAGCAGATGAAATCGGCATCCGACGAGGCTCACGACGTACACGCTCTATTGAAGAGCGCGTTCGATGCGTTCCAGGCAGCGAAGGACGAACTGAAAACAATCGAGAAGTATGTCCATGAAGACAAACATCTCAAGATGAATGAGGGGCGCGTCTACTGCGACCCGTCCACCGCACCTCAGGAACAGCAAGCAGCCCTTCAGAAGGGGTACCTTGATTCGGTCCATGAGTGCAACAACAGGATTCAAGCAGCACTGAAGAGCGCAGAAGACGCAGATACGGCTCTGCACTGGGCGCTCACGATGGACGCCAACGGCAAGAGCCGTGGTTTCAACACACACTCAGCAACGAGCGTGAAGGATGCCGCCGAGGGGCGGAAGGAAGCCCTTCGGGAAGCACGTGCGATGGTCAAGTTGGCGGAATTGGGTGACGGCATGACCACCGCCCAGATCGAACGCATGAACAAGGTCCTTTCCAAATACCAGGGGGATCCCCTCTTCAATGAAAAATTCGCCACCGGACTTGGCGGCAAAGGGGCTCTCCTATTCTGGGCGGAAATGGCTGACCCCAGTAAAGGCGGTTACTCGCGCGTCCCGTACGAGCACAGCAAGGAAAGACTCGAGCAGCTCAAGGCATTGCAAGGAAACCTGGGTCGGACACTCGCGTCAGCCACACACTCAGACAGCAAGGAGATGCGTGCCTGGGAGAAGGAAGTCATCGACCTGGGCAGCAGCAGCCTCGACACCTCTCACGCCGGTAATCCGTACGGCTTCCAGGTCATGAGCAACCTCATGCGTCAGGGCGATTACGACACCCATTTCCTTGATCGCTACGGTAAGGAGCTCATCAAGGCGGACAAGCGCTGGGATTCACCCTTCTCTCCGTCCGACTTCTGGATGCGAAACTCGGAAGCGGATTTGAACTTCGGGGCAGCCGACGACCGGGGCCAGGACCCTATGACTGGGTTCATGGAGGCTCTCGGACACAATCCCAAGGCATCTGTCGAATTCCTTTCCCAAGAAGCAAATTTCGACTACCTGACGTCGGACCGCGAGTGGCCCTCCGACGGAACCGGAAGCAAGGACACCGGGGCATCGGCCGGGTATCGGTCGCTGTCCCATGCTTTGGAATCAGCGACTACAGGGCATGCCTACGACACCGGGCCGAGCACCCACATGCCTGCCCACACCAAGGAACAGGCAGACCTGATGACGAAAGTCGTCCAGGGTGTCGCCGATCCGGGGGACGACTTCAAGCTCCACGAGGGCATGGAGGAAAGCTTCGGCCAGATGGCTTCCGAATACATGCCCGACATCCACCGAGAGCTTTCAGGAGGACAGGCGGGGGGCGGGACCCTGGAGGACCTCTATCCGCTCAGTGGAGCACAGGCCACCTTCGGCGAACAGGCGGTCACTCGGTTCATGTACGAACTGGGGCAGAGCCCTGACGGATACAAGGCCCTCAATGTCGGGGAAGCTCTGTACACGAGCGAACTGATGGGCTACCACCTGGCTAACCCGGATGCCTATGGCGAGTCGACAAAGAACACCATTCAGCAGATTTCAGCGAGTAACTCCGAAGTCCAGGGAGTCCTTGGCCTCGCCCGTCAGGACTCTGATCTGCAGAAGAGCGCCGAAGGCGATGCCGCGTTCAACAAGGACATGGACAAGTGGAAGGCCTGGGCAACTACAGCCGCCAACATCGGAATCGGTGCCGGCGTGAGTACGGTCGCTTCTCCTGTCGCCGGCGCGTTTGCTGTGGCAGCCACGGAGGACCTGACGGGGCAGATGATCGACGGGCTGTTCCCCGACCCTCGGGACAGCTCGCAGGAGGCACTGTTCCAGTCAGGCAAAGACTGGGAGAAGCACAAGGACTCGACCCTGGCAGCCGCACAGCAGGCCGCGTCAGCAGCAGACCTGGCACATTCGTCTGGCTTGAACCAGGCTGAGATCGAGTCCGCTGTACGTGACGGCCACTTCCAGGGCAACGACCGCGCCCATTCCGTGCTGCGCGAGTACAGAGAGAATCAGCACAAGGCGTGA
- the mycP gene encoding type VII secretion-associated serine protease mycosin, whose amino-acid sequence MQQPLTKAPTLAAAVLLTALSTCAPSVPSGYSAVDTREPLRLAGSGSCTFPSEQQFKARPWPLQRVLLDELWQGTRKGKGVRVAVIDTGVDDDNPQLTDAVDKAAGLDLLTKGKGGDPTHDEVGHGTKVAGIIAARPAEGTGFVGLAPGATVIPVRQNDADSSGDSDSMAAAIRHAVAKGADVVNISQDTTKPLAATSELAEAVREALAQGVVVVASAGNDGLDGKTKDTYPAAFEGVLAVASSDRNNERAAFSQPGDFVGVAAPGVDIVSTVPGGGQCTDSGTSFSAPFVAGVAVLLKEKYPDWTPAQIVTRIEQTAERSVNGHDDFVGWGVVDPVRAVQEADSGRPPSSPTPDPGVRSAEAPDVAPFSLAETPEERDRRYAVYGLSVGAVLVVLISGTGVVLRDLRRRRRP is encoded by the coding sequence GTGCAGCAGCCGCTGACGAAGGCACCCACGCTGGCCGCCGCCGTGCTGCTGACGGCGCTGAGCACGTGCGCGCCGAGCGTGCCGAGCGGGTACTCCGCGGTGGACACGCGGGAGCCTCTCCGGCTGGCCGGCAGCGGCTCGTGCACGTTCCCCAGCGAACAACAGTTCAAGGCCCGGCCCTGGCCGCTCCAGCGGGTCCTGCTCGACGAGCTCTGGCAGGGCACGCGCAAGGGCAAGGGCGTACGGGTCGCGGTGATCGACACCGGCGTGGACGACGACAACCCCCAGTTGACCGACGCCGTGGACAAGGCCGCCGGACTCGACCTGCTCACCAAGGGCAAAGGTGGCGACCCGACCCACGACGAAGTGGGCCACGGCACCAAGGTCGCCGGCATCATCGCCGCCCGCCCGGCTGAGGGAACGGGATTCGTGGGGCTGGCACCGGGAGCCACCGTCATTCCCGTCCGCCAGAACGACGCGGACAGCAGCGGTGACTCGGACTCGATGGCCGCGGCCATCAGACACGCGGTCGCCAAGGGCGCCGACGTGGTCAACATCTCCCAGGACACCACCAAGCCCCTGGCCGCGACCTCCGAGCTGGCAGAAGCGGTACGCGAGGCCCTCGCTCAGGGCGTCGTCGTCGTGGCCTCCGCAGGCAACGACGGCTTGGACGGCAAGACCAAGGACACTTACCCCGCCGCCTTCGAGGGCGTCCTCGCCGTTGCCTCCTCGGACCGCAACAACGAGCGTGCCGCATTCTCCCAGCCCGGCGACTTCGTCGGTGTGGCCGCACCCGGCGTCGACATCGTCTCCACCGTCCCCGGCGGCGGCCAGTGCACGGACAGCGGCACCAGCTTCTCGGCCCCGTTCGTCGCCGGGGTGGCGGTCCTCCTCAAAGAGAAGTACCCCGACTGGACCCCGGCCCAGATCGTGACCCGAATCGAGCAGACGGCCGAGCGCTCGGTCAACGGCCACGACGACTTCGTCGGCTGGGGAGTGGTGGATCCCGTGCGCGCGGTCCAGGAGGCGGACTCCGGTAGGCCCCCTTCGTCTCCGACCCCCGACCCGGGCGTAAGGAGCGCCGAGGCGCCGGACGTGGCACCGTTCTCCCTGGCCGAGACCCCCGAGGAACGCGATCGCCGGTACGCCGTCTACGGCCTGTCCGTCGGCGCCGTCCTCGTCGTGCTCATCTCGGGTACGGGAGTGGTCCTGCGCGACCTGCGGCGCCGCCGGCGTCCGTGA
- a CDS encoding WXG100 family type VII secretion target: MSVDYSDQDLTDLADKIRTFHTDVSSRVTSLNAVVDMIQGGWQGAAGKEFDSVQRGVNQHLKKLQDNLVDLEEVMRMSVKGFTQHEQDRVSEIRKVDNSYQVTSRITDLA; encoded by the coding sequence ATGAGCGTCGATTACAGCGACCAGGACCTGACAGATCTCGCTGACAAGATCCGCACCTTCCACACGGATGTGAGCAGCCGGGTGACGTCGCTCAACGCCGTCGTGGACATGATTCAGGGGGGCTGGCAGGGCGCCGCGGGCAAGGAGTTCGACTCCGTTCAGCGCGGTGTGAACCAGCATCTCAAGAAGTTGCAGGACAACCTCGTCGACCTCGAAGAGGTCATGCGCATGAGCGTCAAGGGCTTCACCCAGCACGAGCAGGACCGGGTCTCGGAGATCCGCAAAGTGGACAATTCGTACCAGGTGACCAGCCGCATCACCGACCTCGCCTGA
- the eccE gene encoding type VII secretion protein EccE, whose translation MMASGTRTRNRGRTRAPNAAHLRARPGQGTSSRLQRLLLVELALAALLVGWTVGKVAMVPAALLAVALVLIAFARRRGRSVPDWLSTARGLRHRLRRAGAVAIPPGTEPALVPALECEPALRTYSCGAHDRRPVGIVGDGTFVTAVVQVEADATALRAERSRQPLPLRIVRDALAVDGIRLESAQIVLHTQPAPALHLPRQSVAVANYAPLQERTGTPAVRLTWVALKLDPELCPEAVAARGGGLVGAQKCVARAAHHLASRLTGAGFRTTVLREEELVTALATSMCANPLVTAEAGRTEQRQPRTRESARSWRCDNRRHTTYWIRRWPHLGGDQSSSLPQFVADVTSVPALATTFSLRLSQAGQEVSVRGHLRVTGRSDDELVAARRALQDAARRSGTGLARLDREQLPGVLATLPLGGTR comes from the coding sequence ATGATGGCTTCCGGGACACGTACGCGAAACCGCGGCCGGACGCGGGCCCCGAACGCCGCACACCTGAGAGCGCGTCCCGGACAGGGCACGTCGTCCAGGTTGCAACGGCTGCTGCTGGTGGAACTCGCCCTGGCCGCCCTGCTCGTCGGCTGGACCGTGGGCAAGGTGGCCATGGTGCCGGCTGCCCTGCTCGCCGTCGCGCTGGTACTGATCGCCTTCGCCCGCCGCCGGGGCCGGTCGGTCCCCGACTGGTTGTCCACCGCACGGGGACTGCGGCACCGGCTCAGGCGAGCCGGTGCCGTGGCGATCCCGCCCGGGACGGAGCCGGCTCTGGTACCGGCCCTCGAGTGCGAGCCCGCGCTGCGCACCTACTCCTGTGGGGCACACGACCGGCGGCCGGTGGGCATCGTCGGGGACGGCACATTCGTCACGGCCGTCGTCCAGGTCGAGGCGGACGCCACCGCTCTGCGGGCTGAACGGAGCCGGCAACCGTTGCCGCTGAGAATCGTGCGCGACGCCCTGGCGGTGGACGGGATCCGGCTCGAGTCGGCACAGATCGTGCTCCACACCCAGCCGGCACCCGCACTGCACCTGCCGCGGCAGTCGGTGGCGGTCGCCAACTACGCCCCGTTGCAGGAACGGACGGGCACGCCAGCCGTACGCCTCACCTGGGTCGCTCTGAAACTGGACCCGGAGTTGTGCCCGGAGGCCGTGGCGGCACGCGGGGGCGGGCTCGTCGGAGCTCAGAAGTGTGTGGCGCGCGCTGCGCACCACCTGGCCAGCAGACTCACCGGGGCCGGCTTCCGCACCACCGTTCTCCGGGAGGAGGAACTGGTCACGGCCCTCGCCACCTCCATGTGTGCCAATCCCCTGGTAACCGCAGAAGCCGGACGCACCGAGCAGCGCCAGCCGCGCACCCGCGAGTCGGCGCGCAGTTGGCGATGCGACAACCGCCGGCACACCACCTACTGGATTCGCCGGTGGCCCCATCTCGGCGGCGATCAGTCCTCCTCGCTGCCGCAGTTCGTGGCCGATGTGACGTCGGTACCGGCGCTGGCGACCACCTTCAGTCTCCGTCTGTCGCAGGCCGGACAGGAAGTGTCGGTGCGCGGGCATCTGCGAGTGACTGGCCGCAGTGACGACGAACTGGTCGCCGCGCGGCGGGCGCTGCAGGACGCCGCCCGGCGGTCGGGCACCGGACTGGCCCGGCTCGACCGTGAGCAATTGCCCGGCGTTCTGGCCACCCTGCCCCTGGGAGGCACACGATGA